The following coding sequences lie in one Notolabrus celidotus isolate fNotCel1 chromosome 20, fNotCel1.pri, whole genome shotgun sequence genomic window:
- the usp7 gene encoding ubiquitin carboxyl-terminal hydrolase 7 isoform X4, which yields MADGHNNTEEDMEDDTSWRSEATFRFVVERFSRLSESVLSPSCFVRNLPWKIMVMPRFYPDRPHQKSVGFFLQCNAESDSTSWSCHAQAMLKIINYKDDEKSFSRRISHLFFHKENDWGFSNFMSWSDVTDPERGFVDDDKVTFEVYVQADAPHGVAWDSKKHTGYVGLKNQGATCYMNSLLQTLFFTNQLRRAVYMMPTEGDDSSKSVPLALQRVFYELQHSDKPVGTKKLTKSFGWETLDSFMQHDVQELCRVLLDNVENKMKGTCVEGTIPKLFRGKMVSYIQCKHVDYRSERIEDYYDIQLSIKGKKNIFESFKDYVATEQLDGDNKYDAGEHGLQEAEKGVKFLTFPPILHLQLMRFMYDPQTDQNIKINDRFEFPDQLPLDEFLQKPDSKDPANYILHAVLVHSGDNHGGHYVVYLNPKGDGKVSVKEPIWCKFDDDVVSRCTKEEAIEHNYGGHDDDLSVRHCTNAYMLVYIRESKLSEVLQPMTDVDIPQQLVERLQEEKRVEAQKRKERQEAHLYMQVQMVTEDQFCGHQGNDMYDEEKVKYTVFKVLKSSTLQEFVQNLSQTMGFPQDQMRLWPMQARSNGTKRPAMLDYEADCNKSMIDLSDNENPWTIFLETVDPEMAASGATLPKFDKDHDVMLFLKMYDPKTRSLNYCGHIYTPISCKIRDLLPVMCERAGFQQETSLILYEEVKPNLTERIQDYDVSLDKALDELMDGDIIVFQKDDPENDSSELPTAKDYFRDLYHRVDVIFCDKTIHNDPGFVVTLSNRMNYFQVAKTVAQRLNTDPMLLQFFKSQGDGPGNPLRHNYEGTLRDLLQFFKPRQPKKLYYQQLKMKITDFENRRSFKSIWLNSQFREEEITLYPDKHGCVRDLLEECKKAVELSEKGSEKLRLLEIVSYKIIGVHQEDELLECLSPAASRTFRIEEIPLDQVDLDKDSEMLIPVAHFHKEVFGTFGIPFLLKIRQGESFREVMRRIQTMLDIQEKEFEKFKFAIVMMGRHQYITEDEYEVNLKDFEPQPGNMSHPRPWLGLDHFNKAPKRGRYTYLEKAIKIHN from the exons ATGGCAGAcggacacaacaacacagaggaagacatgGAGGATG ATACCAGTTGGCGGTCCGAGGCGACGTTCCGCTTCGTCGTGGAGCGCTTCAGCCGCCTGAGTGAGTCGGTGCTCAGCCCGTCCTGCTTCGTCCGAAACCTCCCGTGGAAGATAATGGTGATGCCGCGCTTCTATCCGGACCGACCACACCAGAAGAGCGTGGGCTTCTTCCTGCAGTGCAACGCAGAGTCAGACTCAAC GTCATGGTCATGCCACGCTCAGGCCATGCTCAAGATCATCAACTACAAAGACGACGAGAAGTCCTTCAGCCGCAGGATCAGTCACCTGTTCTTCCATAAAGAGAACGACTGGGGATTCTCAAACTTCATGTCCTGGAGT GATGTGACTGATCCAGAGAGGGGCTTCGTTGACGATGACAAAGTCACCTTTGAAGTCTACGTTCAGGCTGACGCTCCACACGGAGTCGC CTGGGACTCTAAGAAACACACAGGCTACGTTGGTCTGAAGAACCAGGGAGCTACCTGCTACATGAACAGCCTGCTACAGACACTCTTCTTCACCAACCAACTGCGGAGG gCGGTGTACATGATGCCCACAGAGGGAGACGACTCCTCCAAGAGCGTTCCTCTCGCACTGCAGAGGGTTTTCTACGAGCTGCAGCACAGCGACAAACCCGTCGGCACCAAGAAACTCACCAAGTCCTTCGG ATGGGAAACACTAGACAGCTTCATGCAGCATGATGTACAGGAGCTGTGCAGAGTG ctcctGGACAATGTGGAGAACAAAATGAAAGGCACTTGTGTTGAGGGAACAATCCCTAAGCTCTTCAGAGGAAAGATGGTG TCATACATTCAGTGTAAACATGTGGACTATCGGTCAGAGCGGATAGAGGACTACTATGACATCCAGCTTAGcataaaaggaaagaagaaca TCTTTGAGTCCTTCAAAGATTATGTCGCAACAGAGCAGCTGGATGGAGACAACAAATATGACGCAGGAGAGCATGGCCTGCAG gaggCAGAAAAGGGAGTGAAGTTCCTCACCTTTCCTCCAATACTCCACCTGCAGCTGATGAGGTTCATGTACGACCCACAGACCGACCAAAACATCAAGATCAATGACAG GTTTGAGTTTCCAGATCAGCTACCCCTGGATGAGTTCCTTCAGAAGCCAGACTCTAAGGATCCGGCCAACTACATCCTGCATGCTGTGCTGGTGCACAGCGGGGACAATCATGGCGGTCACTACGTCGTCTACCTTAACCCAAAAGGAGACGGCAAAGTCAGTGTCAAGGAACCAATC tggTGTAAGTTCGATGATGATGTCGTGTCACGGTGCACCAAGGAGGAGGCCATAGAGCACAACTATGGCGGACACGATGATGACCTGTCAGTGCGCCACTGCACCAACGCATACATGTTGGTCTACATCCGCGAGTCCAAGCTCA GTGAAGTCCTCCAGCCGATGACTGACGTGGACATCCCACAGCAGCTGGTGGAgcgtctgcaggaggagaagagggtggAGGCACAGAAGAGGAAGGAGCGCCAAGAGGCTCACCTCTACATGCAGGTCCAG atGGTGACAGAGGACCAGTTCTGCGGTCATCAGGGCAACGACATGTATGACGAGGAGAAGGTGAAGTACACAGTCTTCAAGGTCCTGAAGAGCTCGACGCTGCAGGAGTTTGTCCAGAACCTCTCTCAGACCATG GGTTTCCCACAGGACCAGATGAGGCTGTGGCCCATGCAGGCCCGGAGCAACGGCACCAAGCGGCCCGCCATGCTCGACTACGAGGCCGACTGCAACAAGTCG ATGATCGACTTGAGCGACAACGAGAACCCCTGGACAATATTTCTGGAGACTGTGGATCCAGAGATGGCTGCCAGCGGGGCCACGTTACCCAAGTTTGACAAAGACC ACGATGTCATGTTATTCTTGAAGATGTATGACCCCAAAACCAGAAGCTTAAATTATTGTGGACATATCTACACACCTATATCCTGCAAAATAA GAGACCTGCTGCCAGTCATGTGTGAGCGAGCAGGGTTTCAGCAGGAAACTAGCCTTATCCTCTATGAG GAAGTAAAGCCCAACCTAACAGAGCGGATACAGGACTACGACGTCTCTCTGGACAAGGCCCTGGATGAGCTCATGGATGGGGACATCATTGTCTTCCAGAA GGACGACCCAGAGAACGACAGCAGCGAGCTGCCGACGGCCAAGGACTACTTCCGGGACCTGTACCACCGCGTGGACGTCATTTTCTGtgacaagaccatccacaacgaCCCGGGCTTTGTGGTCACGCTTTCTAACCGCATGAACTATTTTCAG GTGGCGAAGACAGTAGCACAGAGGTTGAACACAGACCCCATGctgctgcagttcttcaagtcaCAGGG GGACGGTCCAGGGAATCCTCTCAGACACAACTATGAGGGAACGCTGCGGGACCTGCTGCAATTCTTTAAACCTCGGCAGCCCAAGAAACTGTACTACCAGCAG TTAAAGATGAAAATCACAGACTTTGAGAACAGGAGGAGTTTTAAATCCATATGGCTCAACAGCCAGTTCAGAGAGGag GAGATCACCCTCTACCCTGACAAGCACGGCTGTGTTCGTGACCTTTTGGAAGAATGTAAAAAGGCCGTGGAGCTCTCCGAAAAAGGCTCTGAGAAGCTCAG GCTGTTAGAGATAGTAAGCTATAAAATCATCGGGGTTCACCAGGAGGACGAGCTGCTAGAATGTTTATCTCCAGCTGCCAGCCGCACCTTCAGAATAGAG GAGATTCCTTTGGACCAGGTGGACTTGGACAAGGACAGCGAAATGCTAATCCCTGTTGCTCACTTCCACAAGGAGGTCTTCGGCACCTTCGGGATCCCGTTCTTGCTGAAGATCAGACAG GGCGAGTCTTTTCGGgaagtgatgaggaggatccAGACCATGCTGGACATCCAGGAGAAAGAATTTGAGAAG TTCAAGTTTGCGATCGTGATGATGGGCCGGCATCAGTACATCACTGAAGACGAGTATGAGGTCAACCTGAAGGACTTTGAACCACAGCCAG GTAACATGTCCCACCCGCGCCCCTGGCTAGGGTTGGATCATTTCAACAAAGCTCCAAAGAGAGGACGCTACACCTACCTGGAGAAAGCAATCAAGATCCACAACTAA